The genomic interval CTCTTTGATATGGGCTTGTTTCAATTGCTTTTGGGTCTAACccattttgttaaataaatacattttttgttataatttaaacCATATTAGGAAaggttatttatatataattatatatataatatgaatgtttattttaatcaaaataaaaaaataaaaaaaataataactcattatacaaatataaaaattataaaaaataataataatataatggaacGGTTATTTGAGTACTACTATCTAAAAAGGGCAAAAAGTTGCCTTTTTCGAGTGGATGTTTTTTGAGAGTGAAGTTCGAGACGGATTTTCACCGAAGCATCGGGATAACTTCGAACTCTAAACTCCAATACTTGTTAAGTCAAATAATcgttgttaaaaaataatatatattaaaaaaaaataaatttacataatgttgcatttgaacttaaattaatataattagttaattagcttaaataaatattactaaataaagttaatttaatcatttaaaaaaaattaattaattgtttattcgATAAGCTATATAATCAAGGTAAATATTAATCAACAACGTTAATTAAAGGATAtggatttaaatagaaaacaaaaattacaaaagaagaaaaaataaaaaaataaaaataaataatccataaaaaaattattaaacacataattgGGTGAATTATGAACCACTTAAGTTAATAAACGCGTGCATGTagatattatcattttattctGTCATAGCATGCCTcatttattttgcaaatggTGCGGGAGTTCCGATGATGAGATTTCCCTAAAAAACTTGTAGAGACGAGTTTTTTCAaggatatctctaggtgagaaaaatttcgaaacttcaccaaagcgttgggatggtcttcgaataatttttcaataaaaaactGCCAaccccattatttaaaataaataagtcatgacatcattttacgctTGCATCATGTGTATACGTAAAATCGGATAAAAGACCCAATCgatcaatttaataaaaaatttagttaataagtagggattaaatcaaaagtaggctataataggataacttaagattaaatggtatcGTTCGCGAAACGGGAGTCACAGAGGTGTTAACCCTTCTCCGTGTgtaaccgcactcccgaacTCATCTCTAAAAAACGTGGATCAGTTCTCGTTCTTTTGatggacctaaaattaatttaggactccgtcgattagaatcgggttaataggtgaccaatcacatctagataaaaaaaattggtggCAACTCCTAAACTACTTTATTTTCACCGACGTTTGGCTGTTGGGTTTTcagacccgcacgttacgataTTTATCTTATAATAAGGTACCCGTCGACATCCCTATAATGCCAAAGGCTTTTTGTGCAGCCTAAATTTGTGTAATTGTGCAGTTTGGTATGCCCATCTCAGTTTCTTATGCCATTGGAGTCTCTAGCATAATATGCTTAAAGACTTGTTATGACATTGCTGATAGTGGAGGAATAAaccatcattaaaaaaaaacacaagtGTACTagagtaaagaaaaaagagaaagaaaatgacatgGGTAAATAAACACAAGATTAtaaggagaaaatgaaaaagttggAAGTGTGGTCCATGAAAGTAAAAAACATACTACTTACTCCTCAGCTTCACCATCCCAACTAGAAGACAACATTAGCAGCTGCCTTCCTCCTTCCTTTACAAACCAGCAAAGCGAAGCAATGATCGTAAACCAAATAAACCCAAAACCTCTCATCCATTGATCCATCCTTCAAACCCCCCTTTTCACCATGTTTCGCACTCTTTCCCTTAAGCGCTCTTTCCAAACCCACCTCAAAACTCTCATCCATTGCCCTCAACCACCTCCTCCACTGCCGCTCCCTTTCTCTCCAATCCGCACGCTCTCAACCGCCTCTTCCTCCGACTCCGAGCTCCGTAAATACCTCGGCTACACCGCCCTCCTCATCTTCTGCGGCGCCGCCACTTACTACTCCTTCCCGTTCCCCGACAAAGCCAAGCACAAAAAGGCCCAAATCTTCCGTTACGCCCCACTCCCGGACGACCTCCACACAGTCTCCAACTGGAGTGGGACCCACGAGGTCCAGACCCGACATTTCCACCAGCCCGAGAATCTTCAGCAACTAGAGCAGTTGGTTAAGGAGTCGAACGATAAGCGGACTAAGGTTCGGCCCGTCGGGTCTGGGTTGTCTCCGAATGGGATTGGGTTGGCCCGTGGAGGGATGGTGAATTTGGCGTTGATGGATAAAGTGGTGGAGGTGGATAAGGAGAAGAAGAGGGTGAGGGTTCAAGCGGGTATAAGAGTGCAGCAATTGGTGGATGAGATTAAGGAATATGGCTTAACTCTTCAGAATTTCGCTTCCATTAGAGAGCAGCAGATTGGTGGCATTCTTCAGGTTTGTTCTTTTCATTACGTTCTTTTGTCTCTTATTAAAGTTATTTATCTTTAGGATGTGGATTATATTTTAAGCGAGCTTCATTCTGTTGTTACTTTTGCTACTTTGCCTGCATCTAATAGCAGAAAAAGcctgttttattgttatttctGATACTTGCATTTtgcttcaaaaattaaatatctaattattttattataaaatgcatgattttacatttttataaaatgattatatcaaaatttgtcGATGCATTTCATTTCTTCGTTTTTAATGAGTAgtaattttggttttttgttttaactATTAGCATTTACTTTGTACATTTTTTTGAAGAAGTAAGgtgcaaaaattaaattgcaaGTAGCAAAAGTAGCAACCTGATGAAGCCTTAAACCTCTATATATCTTATGTACATGGTGTGTTTGACCTTTGATTCAGAAACAGTGTTTATTTTCGGCCttaaaaataatcaagatTGTAGAGGAGGCATGTTTAGTTCCCTTTCAATTTGGCTTTTATTTGCTATGTATGCCTGAAGTGCAACTTAAGCGTAGTTGATATGATTCTACTCAGTTCTTAGtgacaaaatttttcatgccTTAGAACTTTTTATGTCCTCTAGAATGTACTGATATCTTGTGCTTCAAATACAAGAGTTGGGAACTTTTGGACCATGGTAGACTGGTAGTTTTCTGAAGGAAATGGCTAGACAAATCCTAAGAACTTTTTATGATATACAGGTTTTTGGTTCTGTaaaaggaagagaagaaacacaatgaaagaaaaagataatttcACATCTTGTTGCTTGTATTACATGGAATTGGGGTTTTGATGGTGTCCAAGTGTCAGGTTTGTCTTATTTTggtatatttttcattatataGGACTGTCCGGTGGTGGCATACAATGTCCTGATGGTTCTACATGTGAATTTTGGATGAAGTGGAAAGTTGGGGAGCAAAGCTTGtttcattaataatttaatgaagTCAATTGCTTGAAGGTGTGGCCTTTTTTAGTTAACTATTTTTATCTGACCTTCCTCTTTTTCATCTTCTTGTCTTCAGGTTGGTGCCCATGGTACTGGAGCAAAATTGCCTCCCATTGATGAACAGGTCATTAGCATGAAACTTGTTACTCCTGCCAAGGGAACGATTGAGCTTTCAAAAGAGGAAGACCCagagttattttatttagctCGCTGTGGTCTTGGTGGCCTTGGAGTGGTTGCTGAAGTCACCATTCAATGTGTTGAAAGACAAGAGCTTGTGGAGCACACAAGTGTCTCAAACATGAAAGACATCAAGAAAAACCACaagtaatttcttttttatcctTTTGTTACCCTGTTCCCAGATCTCGGAAGAAACATAAGTTCCTAATATCTCATAAAATTACTGGCAACTTGCTACTTGATTATCAATACTTAGCCCTCTCTGACTTTCGATAATTGTCTTGTGGATAATAAGCGTTGATTATGTCAATTTGTAATATATATGCTTTTACCATGATTTATTAGATGCTCAAAATTTGCATCAAGATGAAGTTTGATTGGTGTTAAGTCATGCATTACATATTTTGCAAATGGTTATGACGCTTGACAATCCATTCTTTTGAAGTGAGTTTGACTTGGAAATATAgtcttatttttcttctcataTATCAAAGAATTAATGGAGGAAGTATTTGATTCTCAAACATTTAAAGCTTTTTACCTTTTCCTTGTAGGAAGATACTGTCTGAGAATAAGCATGTCAAGTACCTCTACATTCCCTACACTGACACTGTTGTGGTTGTGACGTGCAACCCTGTTTCAAAATGGAGAGGTCCACCCAAATTCAAACCCAAATATACTAAGGATGAGGCTATGCAACATGTTCGTGAGCTCTACAAGGAATCTCTTAAGAAGTATAGGTACTGCTATTGTCTTTTGATACATTTCCAATTTGTTGAAATAAGGCCCATGGAAATGATggtcttgtttctttttgccTTGTAATAGCCTGGCtggaaattactttttttttccccttaatCTTCTTTTACTTAGTCATATTTATTGGTTTTTATTGGTTTGAATAGCCTTGTTAAAGTAACTGAGAAAAGGTGAGGAAAGAATaaatttgatatattaaatGCATGACTGTTTTGAATTTGGTTTCTTTCTCTGTTTTAACTTTCTTACTATTGAATTTCTTGTCCATCGTCAGTATAGTAATGTGTCTTAGTCAGGGACTCATTTGGATTGGTTTGTCAGGAGTTGCTGGCTGGAAAGTGGAAGCTCTgttgtttcttctttactATTGTTTAGGGTACTGATGTAGTTG from Theobroma cacao cultivar B97-61/B2 chromosome 5, Criollo_cocoa_genome_V2, whole genome shotgun sequence carries:
- the LOC18598808 gene encoding L-galactono-1,4-lactone dehydrogenase, mitochondrial, which translates into the protein MFRTLSLKRSFQTHLKTLIHCPQPPPPLPLPFSPIRTLSTASSSDSELRKYLGYTALLIFCGAATYYSFPFPDKAKHKKAQIFRYAPLPDDLHTVSNWSGTHEVQTRHFHQPENLQQLEQLVKESNDKRTKVRPVGSGLSPNGIGLARGGMVNLALMDKVVEVDKEKKRVRVQAGIRVQQLVDEIKEYGLTLQNFASIREQQIGGILQVGAHGTGAKLPPIDEQVISMKLVTPAKGTIELSKEEDPELFYLARCGLGGLGVVAEVTIQCVERQELVEHTSVSNMKDIKKNHKKILSENKHVKYLYIPYTDTVVVVTCNPVSKWRGPPKFKPKYTKDEAMQHVRELYKESLKKYRAREITSTSPDSNEPDVNEFSFTELRDKLLALDPLNKDHVMKVNHAEAEFWRRSEGYRVEWSDEILGFDCGGQQWVSENCFPAGTLSKPSMKDLEYIEELKQLIEKEEIPAPAPIEQRWTACSQSPMSPASSSAEDDIFSWVGIIMYLPTMDARQRKEITEEFFHYRHLTQAQLWDKYAAYEHWAKIEVPKDKEELEALQARLKNRFPVEAYNKARRELDPNRILSNNMLEKLFPLSDNV